A region from the Medicago truncatula cultivar Jemalong A17 chromosome 6, MtrunA17r5.0-ANR, whole genome shotgun sequence genome encodes:
- the LOC25495217 gene encoding uncharacterized protein, whose translation MSSSPEGYAIELYMDPALENQVLKSWNVLARRQISTSLITTASRPHITLFSTTSLLDPLKLEPLLKTLTTTTSPFPLSFSSISSFSNDNNTLFLSPTPSLALLNFHSNLIDSILKENVVDVGDEFCVGNWIPSCEVAKNVSKGRMTEAFSILREIKLPVNGYAVDVALVSFNPVQEVFSFVLGNHGNNNVNEN comes from the coding sequence ATGTCTTCATCCCCAGAAGGCTACGCAATCGAACTCTACATGGATCCAGCACTCGAAAACCAAGTTCTCAAATCCTGGAACGTCCTCGCTCGCCGTCAAATCAGCACCTCCTTAATCACCACCGCCTCCCGTCCTCACATCACTCTCTTCTCCACCACTTCTCTTCTCGATCCTCTCAAACTCGAACCTCTCCTCAAAACcctaacaacaacaacctccCCTTTCCCTCTCTCCTTCTCATCAATCTCGTCGTTCTCTAACGATAACaacactctctttctctctcctacTCCTTCTCTCGCTCTTCTCAATTTTCACTCGAATTTGATTGATTCCAttcttaaggaaaatgttgttgatgttggtgATGAGTTTTGTGTTGGGAATTGGATTCCGTCTTGTGAAGTTGCGAAAAATGTTAGTAAAGGGAGAATGACGGAAGCGTTTTCGATTTTGAGGGAGATTAAATTGCCTGTTAATGGTTATGCTGTTGATGTTGCTCTTGTTAGCTTTAATCCTGTTCAAGAAGTTTTCTCCTTTGTGCTTGGTAATCATGGTAATAATAATGTCAATGagaattga
- the LOC25495216 gene encoding alpha-dioxygenase 1: protein MWSLVTDPIRNLVTIVIQHSFHKDFHEVVKKMTIIDAFLFFIIHSIDKLGLWHRLPVILGLLYLATRRHLHQQYNLFNVGQTAVGVRANPNDYPYRTADGKYNDPFNESAGSQGSFIGRNILPVDQKDKLLKPDPMVVATKLLERKTFKDNGKQFNVLAAAWIQFMIHDWIDHLEDTNQIELTAPREVASQCPLKSFKFLKTKEIPTGFYEIKTGHANIRTPWWDGSVIYGSNQEVLNKVRTFKDGKLKILDDGTLKQNENGVAISGDVRNSWAGVSTLQALFIQEHNAFCDALKNEYPDLEDEDLYRHARLVTSAVIAKIHTIDWTVELLKTDTLLAGMRANWYGLLGKKFKDTFGHVGDSILGGLVGMKKPDNHGVPYSLTEEFVTVYRMHALLPDSLHLRDISATPGQNKSPPLIKEIPMNDLIGLPGEKTLSSIGFSSTLVSMGHQTSGALTLGNYPSWLRDLVPQNIDGTERSDHVDMAALEIYRDRERKVAKYNQFRRSLLMIPISKWEDLTDDKEVIKVLEEVYGNDVEELDTLVGLMAEKKIKGFAISETSFVIFLIMASRRLEADRFFTSNFNEETYTKKGLEWVNTTESLKEVIDRHHPGMTQKWLNASSAFSVWDAPPNKFNPIPLYLRIPS, encoded by the exons ATGTGGTCTTTAGTAACAGATCCCATTAGAAATCTTGTTACAATAGTTATACAACATTCCTTCCATAAAGATTTCCATGAAGTAGTGAAGAAAATGACCATCATAgatgcttttcttttcttt attattcACTCCATTGACAAGTTAGGATTATGGCACCGTTTGCCTGTTATCTTGGGTCTATTGTATTTGGCCACTAGACGCCATCTTCACCAACAGTACAACCTCTTCAACGTTGGACAAACAGCTGTGGGAGTTAGGGCTAACCCTAATGATTATCCATATAGAACAGCTGATGGAAAATATAATGACCCTTTCAATGAAAGTGCTGGAAGTCAAGGGTCTTTCATTGGCAGAAATATTCTTCCTGTTGATCAGAAGGACAAG TTGTTGAAACCAGACCCAATGGTGGTGGCCACAAAACTTTTGGAGAGAAAAACGTTCAAGGACAATGGGAAACAATTCAATGTGTTAGCAGCAGCTTGGATTCAATTTATGATACATGATTGGATAGATCATTTGGAGGACACTAATCAG attgaACTCACTGCACCACGTGAAGTTGCAAGCCAATGTCCACTAAAATCATTCAAGTTCTTGAAGACAAAGGAAATTCCAACGGGTTTTTATGAGATCAAGACTGGACATGCAAACATTCGTACACCTTGGTG GGATGGAAGTGTGATATATGGAAGCAATCAAGAAGTTTTGAACAAAGTGAGAACTTTCAAAGATGGGAAGTTAAAAATATTAGACGATGGTACCCTTAAGCAAAATGAAAATGGAGTAGCAATTTCAGGTGACGTTCGCAATAGTTGGGCTGGTGTCTCAACTTTGCAGGCTCTCTTTATTCAAGAACACAATGCTTTTTGTGATGCTCTCAAG AATGAATACCCGGACttggaagatgaagatctttaCCGTCATGCTAGATTGGTGACTTCAGCAGTTATTGCAAAGATTCACACCATAGATTGGACTGTGGAGCTCCTTAAAACCGACACTTTGCTTGCTGGCATGCGTGCTAATTG gTATGGATTATTGGGAAAGAAATTCAAGGACACGTTTGGGCATGTTGGTGACTCTATCTTAGGTGGATTGGTGGGCATGAAAAAACCAGATAATCATGGTGTTCCATACTCTCTAACTGAAGAATTTGTGACTGTCTATAGGATGCATGCACTCCTACCTGATTCTTTGCATTTGAGAGACATATCTGCCACCCCAGGACAAAACAAATCTCCACCACTGATCAAAGA GATTCCTATGAATGATCTGATTGGCCTGCCAGGAGAAAAAACCTTGTCATCGATAGGATTTTCAAGCACATTAGTATCAATGGGTCACCAAACTTCTGGTGCCCTAACACTTGGAAACTATCCATCATGGCTCAGAGACCTAGTACCACAGAACATAGATGGCACAGAAAGATCTGATCATGTGGACATGGCTGCTCTTGAAA TTTATAGGGATAGAGAGAGGAAAGTAGCCAAATATAACCAATTCAGAAGATCATTATTAATGATACCTATTTCAAAATGGGAAGATTTGACAGATGATAAGGAAGTAATCAAAGTATTGGAAGAGGTATATGGAAATGATGTTGAGGAGCTTGATACACTAGTTGGTCTCATGGCAGAGAAGAAGATAAAGGGTTTTGCAATTAGTGAGACATCTTTTGTGATATTCCTTATCATGGCATCTAG GAGGCTAGAGGCTGATAGGTTTTTCACAAGCAACTTCAATGAGGAGACATACACCAAAAAGGGTTTGGAATGGGTGAACACAACTGAGAGCTTAAAGGAAGTGATTGATCGTCACCATCCAGGAATGACACAAAAGTGGTTGAATGCTTCAAGTGCTTTCTCTGTTTGGGATGCACCCCCAAACAAATTCAATCCAATTCCACTTTATCTTCGTATTCCTAGTTAA
- the LOC25495218 gene encoding protein ALTERED XYLOGLUCAN 4-like, with product MKSSSKPFDHKFHNYGKKESCANLLIKGLPFVLTSLFIATILTFFFLYSPNPLTLLPNQTHDEFIDNHSQIEEHEHANDFIKHHSQNLNLNQEHEDQHVNISKPSPSKPNKEKKTCDLFKGHWIRGLRGSSYYTNSSCPTIPDSKNCFKHGRMDNDFLNWKWKPEQCELPMFDPKIFLNIVRGKKMAFIGDSVARNHMDSLLCLLSQEEIPKDIHKDSEDKFRTYYFPKYDFTLMILWSRFLIVGEERIVNGTDTGIFDLHFDKVDEDWAKVIPELDYAIVSSGHWFFRLMYLHQGGKLLGCVYCSEKNVINRDSDFTLRLAFEATLNYINNCKECRKGKLLTILRTFAPAHFEGGIWNTGGYCNRTSPINKGEVDLNRFEWNLRNVQMEEFMKVKNNNKGNIRFEILDVTNAMMMRPDGHPGQHWGNKWMKGYNDCTHWCLPGAIDVWSELLLAILQREGDQERIMSFGLE from the exons ATGAAATCATCTAGTAAGCCATTTGATCACAAGTTTCATAACTATGGCAAAAAGGAAAGCTGTGCCAACCTATTGATCAAAGGGTTACCTTTTGTTTTGACATCTCTATTCATAGCCACCATTTTAACTTTCTTCTTCCTTTATTCTCCAAATCCTTTGACCCTTTTGCCTAATCAAACCCATGATGAATTCATTGATAATCACTCCCAAATAGAAGAACATGAACATGCCAATGATTTCATTAAACATCATTCccaaaacctaaacctaaatcAAGAACATGAAGATCAACATGTCAATATATCAAAACCTTCACCATCCAAACCAAATAAGG agaagaaaACATGTGACTTATTTAAGGGTCATTGGATAAGAGGTTTAAGAGGGTCATCTTATTACACAAATTCAAGTTGCCCTACAATTCCAGATAGCAAAAATTGTTTCAAGCATGGAAGAATGGACAATGATTTTCTCAATTGGAAATGGAAACCTGAACAATGTGAACTTCCAATGTTTGATCCTAAAATTTTTCTCAACATTGTTCGTGGCAAGAAAATGGCTTTCATTGGTGACTCTGTGGCTAGGAACCATATGGATTCTCTCCTTTGTCTATTGTCACAG GAGGAAATTCCAAAGGATATACACAAGGACTCAGAAGATAAATTCAGAACATATTATTTCCCTAAGTATGACTTCACTCTAATGATACTATGGAGCAGATTTCTAATAGTAGGTGAAGAAAGAATTGTAAATGGAACAGATACAGGCATTTTCGACCTACATTTCGACAAAGTCGATGAAGATTGGGCTAAAGTAATACCTGAATTGGACTATGCAATAGTTTCAAGTGGACATTGGTTTTTCAGATTAATGTACCTTCATCAAGGTGGAAAATTACTAGGCTGTGTCTATTGCAGTGAAAAAAATGTCATTAACCGTGACAGTGATTTTACACTAAGGTTAGCATTTGAAGCAACATTGAATTACATAAATAATTGCAAGGAATGTAGAAAAGGAAAATTGTTAACAATTTTGAGGACATTTGCACCAGCACATTTTGAAGGTGGAATATGGAACACTGGAGGGTATTGCAATAGGACAAGTCCTATAAACAAAGGTGAAGTTGATTTGAATAGATTTGAATGGAATTTAAGGAATGTTCAAATGGAAGAGTTTatgaaagttaaaaataataataaagggaACATTAGGTTTGAAATTTTGGATGTAACAAATGCAATGATGATGAGACCAGATGGACATCCTGGTCAACATTGGGGAAATAAATGGATGAAAGGTTATAATGATTGTACTCATTGGTGTTTGCCTGGTGCTATTGATGTTTGGAGTGAGTTGTTATTGGCTATACTTCAAAGGGAAGGTGATCAAGAGAGGATTATGAGTTTTGGATTAGAGTAA